Proteins found in one Massilia sp. H6 genomic segment:
- the lapB gene encoding lipopolysaccharide assembly protein LapB has protein sequence MEFEIWMLLGIPFFFGLGWIAARVDINELVSESRSLPRGYFKGLNHLLNDQPDKAIDSFIEIVKLDPESADMHFALGNLFRRRGETERAIRVHQNLLARPDLPGEQKAQAQYELGMDYLKAGLLDRAEETFNLLVDTTYAVPARRALLEIYQREKEWRRAIDVAVGLQESGAGARQKEIAQFYCELAQDAIVHLQPSQAVELLDRALQADRSSVRTTILFGDAQLAQGDTEGALKTWRRVEHQSVPHVALVAARLMDGYRKVGRPQEGVSLLRSYLLEASSIDLVEVVFKAVIELDGVEAAKQLVVEELRRNPTLLGLDKLLEARLMDAPAHVFEELSMVKTLVQRYTQKLARYQCSHCGFKARQFYWQCPGCSRWETYPPRRTEELNVMN, from the coding sequence ATGGAATTCGAAATCTGGATGCTGCTTGGCATCCCCTTTTTCTTCGGCCTGGGCTGGATTGCCGCCCGCGTCGATATCAATGAACTGGTCTCCGAGTCGCGCTCGCTGCCGCGCGGCTATTTCAAGGGACTGAACCACCTGCTCAACGACCAGCCGGACAAGGCCATCGATTCGTTTATCGAGATCGTCAAGCTCGATCCCGAATCGGCCGATATGCACTTTGCCCTCGGTAACCTGTTCCGCCGCCGCGGCGAGACCGAGCGCGCGATCCGGGTACACCAGAACCTGCTGGCACGCCCCGACCTGCCTGGCGAACAAAAAGCCCAGGCCCAGTACGAGCTGGGCATGGACTACCTCAAGGCCGGTTTGCTCGACCGCGCCGAGGAAACCTTCAACCTGCTGGTCGACACCACCTATGCGGTGCCGGCACGGCGCGCGCTGCTCGAAATCTACCAGCGCGAAAAGGAATGGCGCCGCGCGATCGACGTCGCCGTCGGCCTGCAGGAATCCGGCGCCGGTGCGCGCCAGAAAGAAATCGCCCAGTTCTATTGCGAGCTGGCGCAAGACGCCATCGTGCATCTGCAACCGAGCCAGGCCGTGGAGCTGCTCGACCGCGCGCTGCAGGCCGACCGCTCCAGCGTACGCACCACCATCCTGTTCGGCGACGCCCAGCTGGCCCAGGGCGACACCGAGGGCGCCCTCAAGACCTGGCGCCGCGTCGAGCACCAGAGCGTGCCGCACGTGGCGCTGGTAGCCGCACGCCTGATGGACGGCTACCGCAAGGTGGGCCGGCCGCAGGAAGGCGTCAGCCTGCTGCGCTCCTACCTGCTCGAGGCGTCGTCGATCGACCTGGTAGAGGTGGTGTTCAAGGCCGTGATCGAGCTCGATGGCGTCGAGGCGGCCAAGCAGCTGGTGGTCGAGGAGCTGCGCCGCAATCCCACCTTGCTGGGCCTGGACAAGCTGCTCGAGGCGCGCCTGATGGACGCCCCGGCCCACGTCTTCGAAGAGCTGTCGATGGTCAAGACCCTGGTGCAGCGCTACACCCAGAAACTGGCGCGCTACCAGTGCAGCCACTGCGGCTTCAAGGCGCGCCAGTTCTACTGGCAATGTCCGGGCTGCAGCCGCTGGGAAACCTATCCGCCACGCCGTACCGAAGAACTCAATGTGATGAACTGA
- the cmk gene encoding (d)CMP kinase, whose amino-acid sequence MPNNPVPVIAIDGPTASGKGTVASKVAERLSFHLLDSGALYRLTALQTLRRGLELRDEHGIAKLAEHLPARFSGDDVFLNNENVTAAIRVEEVGNMASKIAALPTVRQALFSLQLGFREAPGLVADGRDMGTVIFPGAKLKVFLTASVNARAERRYKQLIDKGISANMHDLLVDLQARDERDTKRAIAPLVPAADAHLLDTSNMTAAEAVEQVLAWYAHA is encoded by the coding sequence ATGCCGAACAATCCTGTTCCAGTCATCGCCATCGACGGACCGACCGCGTCCGGCAAGGGCACGGTCGCGTCGAAAGTTGCCGAGCGCCTGAGCTTTCATCTGCTCGATTCGGGCGCGCTATACCGCCTGACGGCGCTGCAGACGCTGCGTCGCGGCCTCGAGTTGCGCGACGAGCACGGCATCGCCAAGCTGGCCGAGCACCTGCCGGCGCGCTTTAGTGGCGACGACGTGTTCTTGAATAACGAGAACGTGACGGCAGCGATCCGCGTCGAAGAAGTTGGCAACATGGCATCGAAGATCGCTGCCTTGCCGACCGTGCGCCAGGCGCTGTTTTCCCTGCAGCTGGGTTTTCGCGAAGCCCCCGGTCTGGTGGCCGATGGCCGCGACATGGGCACGGTGATCTTTCCCGGCGCAAAGTTAAAAGTGTTCCTGACCGCCAGCGTCAATGCGCGTGCCGAGCGCAGGTATAAGCAATTGATTGACAAAGGAATTTCTGCTAATATGCACGATCTGCTGGTGGATTTGCAGGCGCGAGACGAGCGCGACACAAAGCGCGCGATCGCTCCGCTGGTCCCCGCGGCAGATGCGCATCTGCTCGATACCTCGAACATGACGGCTGCGGAAGCGGTCGAACAGGTTCTGGCGTGGTATGCGCATGCCTAG
- a CDS encoding M20/M25/M40 family metallo-hydrolase codes for MPHTRISSTLLAALLAAGSAAASAATVGAPAPNMERQQAQINKILAEISPKRIEGYVAKLVGFGTRHTMSETESDTRGIGAARRWIKAELERCGAGTPLQVAFDSHIAPVSARISRPTEIVNVVATLPGTQQASKDRLYVTSGHYDSRVTDVMNHTADAPGANDDASGTAAVMELACVMSKYKFDATIVFMAVAAEEQGLLGARHWAEQARKNNLNVAGMYTNDIIGSSRADNGKVDNKQVRLFSQSIPATKEMSEAVRQLVATGGDSDSLSRQLARHTKEQGERYVKDFKVSVIHRADRYLRGGDHMPFLEQGYAALRFTEPAEDFAHQHQDLRTENGKVYGDLAEFNDYDYIAKVTRVNAASLASLALAPAAPQGVKLRTDKLTNDSTLVWAANAEPDLAGYRIVWRETTAANWQGAKWVGNVVEATVELSKDNVFFGVQAVDKDGNVSVATYPLPQR; via the coding sequence ATGCCTCACACCCGCATTTCCTCGACCCTGCTCGCCGCGCTGCTCGCCGCCGGATCGGCTGCCGCCAGCGCCGCCACCGTGGGCGCGCCCGCTCCCAACATGGAGCGCCAGCAAGCACAGATCAACAAGATCCTGGCCGAGATCTCGCCCAAGCGCATCGAAGGCTATGTCGCCAAGCTGGTAGGCTTCGGCACCCGCCACACGATGTCGGAGACCGAATCGGATACGCGCGGCATCGGCGCTGCGCGGCGCTGGATCAAGGCCGAGCTCGAGCGCTGCGGCGCCGGCACCCCGCTGCAGGTGGCCTTCGACAGCCATATCGCCCCGGTCTCGGCGCGCATCTCGCGCCCGACCGAAATCGTCAACGTGGTGGCCACGCTGCCCGGCACCCAGCAAGCATCGAAAGACCGCCTGTATGTAACCAGCGGCCACTACGACTCGCGCGTGACCGACGTCATGAACCATACCGCCGACGCGCCGGGCGCGAATGACGATGCCTCGGGCACGGCGGCCGTGATGGAACTGGCCTGCGTGATGTCCAAGTACAAGTTCGACGCCACCATCGTGTTCATGGCGGTGGCCGCCGAAGAGCAGGGCCTGCTGGGCGCGCGCCACTGGGCCGAGCAGGCGCGCAAGAACAACCTGAACGTCGCCGGCATGTACACCAACGACATCATCGGCAGTTCGCGCGCCGACAACGGCAAGGTGGATAACAAGCAGGTGCGCCTGTTCTCGCAGAGTATTCCGGCGACCAAGGAGATGAGCGAAGCCGTGCGCCAGTTGGTGGCCACCGGCGGCGACAGCGATTCGCTCTCGCGCCAGCTGGCGCGCCATACCAAGGAGCAGGGCGAGCGCTACGTAAAGGATTTCAAGGTGTCGGTGATTCATCGCGCCGACCGCTACCTGCGCGGTGGCGACCACATGCCTTTCCTGGAGCAGGGCTATGCGGCGCTGCGCTTTACCGAGCCGGCCGAGGACTTCGCGCACCAGCACCAGGACCTGCGTACCGAGAACGGCAAGGTCTACGGCGACCTGGCCGAGTTCAACGACTACGACTATATCGCCAAGGTCACTCGGGTGAACGCCGCGTCGCTGGCCTCGCTGGCACTGGCGCCGGCTGCGCCGCAAGGCGTCAAGCTACGCACCGACAAGCTGACCAACGATTCGACCCTGGTCTGGGCAGCCAATGCCGAACCTGACCTGGCGGGGTATCGCATCGTGTGGCGCGAGACCACTGCCGCTAACTGGCAGGGAGCGAAATGGGTGGGCAACGTGGTGGAGGCGACCGTGGAGCTGTCGAAAGACAACGTCTTCTTCGGCGTGCAGGCGGTCGACAAGGACGGCAACGTCAGCGTCGCCACCTATCCGCTGCCACAACGTTAA
- the aroA gene encoding 3-phosphoshikimate 1-carboxyvinyltransferase, protein MTQSKHYPEHIDLEPVIHVEGTVRLPGSKSISNRTLLLAALSEGSTLIHDLLASDDTMVMLGALRALGVKWDEVDERTVVVHGNGGVLPVHQADLFMGNAGTAIRPLTAALAVIGGDYTLHGVSRMHERPIGDLVDALNAVGAQIEYTGETGFPPLRIRRGRIAASRIAVRGNVSSQFLTALLMAAPLMATSHAVSIDVVGELISKPYIEITLNLMRRFGVTVEQNGWASFTVHPGQRYQSPGSIHVEGDASSASYFLAAGAIAGGPVRVEGVGEHSIQGDVRFADALERMGAIVTRGDNWIEARSNGVLKAIDADFNHIPDAAMTIAIAALYADGPSTLRNIASWRVKETDRLAAMALELRKLGAEVEEGPDYLRITPPEQLKPATIDTYDDHRMAMCFSLASLDGKARRGNAMRINDPKCVAKTFPEYFEAFAGIAKNELF, encoded by the coding sequence ATGACGCAGTCGAAACACTACCCCGAACACATCGATCTCGAACCGGTCATCCACGTCGAAGGCACGGTGCGCCTGCCGGGCTCGAAGAGCATCTCGAACCGCACGCTGCTGCTGGCGGCGCTGTCCGAAGGTAGCACCCTGATCCACGACCTGCTGGCCTCGGACGACACCATGGTGATGCTCGGCGCGCTGCGCGCGCTCGGCGTCAAATGGGATGAAGTCGATGAACGCACCGTCGTCGTGCACGGCAACGGCGGCGTGCTGCCAGTCCACCAGGCCGACCTGTTCATGGGCAATGCCGGCACCGCGATCCGCCCGCTCACCGCGGCCCTGGCCGTGATCGGCGGCGACTATACGCTGCACGGCGTCTCGCGTATGCACGAGCGGCCGATCGGCGACCTGGTCGACGCACTCAACGCAGTCGGTGCCCAGATCGAGTACACGGGCGAGACGGGCTTTCCACCGCTGCGTATCCGGCGCGGGCGCATTGCCGCGAGCCGCATCGCGGTGCGCGGCAATGTGTCGAGCCAGTTCCTGACGGCGCTCCTGATGGCCGCGCCATTGATGGCGACCAGCCACGCGGTGTCGATCGACGTGGTCGGTGAGCTCATTTCCAAGCCGTATATCGAGATCACCCTGAACCTGATGCGCCGCTTCGGCGTGACGGTGGAGCAGAACGGCTGGGCGTCGTTTACCGTGCATCCGGGCCAGCGCTACCAGTCGCCGGGGAGCATCCACGTCGAGGGCGATGCCTCGTCGGCGTCTTACTTTTTGGCGGCCGGCGCGATTGCCGGCGGCCCGGTGCGGGTCGAGGGCGTGGGCGAGCACAGCATCCAGGGCGACGTGCGCTTTGCCGACGCGCTCGAGCGCATGGGGGCGATCGTCACACGCGGCGACAACTGGATCGAGGCGCGCTCGAACGGCGTGCTCAAAGCCATCGACGCCGACTTCAACCACATTCCAGATGCCGCCATGACCATCGCCATCGCCGCGCTGTATGCGGACGGTCCTAGCACGCTGCGCAATATCGCCAGCTGGCGCGTGAAGGAAACCGACCGCCTGGCGGCGATGGCGCTCGAGCTGCGCAAGCTTGGCGCCGAGGTCGAGGAGGGGCCGGACTATCTGCGCATCACCCCGCCCGAGCAGCTCAAGCCCGCCACCATCGACACCTACGACGACCACCGCATGGCGATGTGCTTTTCGCTCGCTTCGCTCGACGGCAAGGCGCGCCGCGGCAATGCCATGCGCATCAATGACCCGAAGTGCGTGGCCAAGACTTTCCCGGAATATTTCGAAGCCTTTGCCGGCATCGCCAAGAACGAGCTGTTTTAA
- a CDS encoding lipopolysaccharide assembly LapA domain-containing protein, which produces MKFVSTIAGFILFILFFGFALKNTQEVDLHFFLNYELRGPLVLMLLAFFIAGAALGILALTPTVFRQRRQSSQHKNTIQALQSAAGTGTAPQQPDTVSPAP; this is translated from the coding sequence ATGAAATTTGTTTCGACCATTGCCGGTTTTATCCTGTTCATCCTGTTCTTTGGCTTTGCGCTGAAGAACACCCAGGAAGTCGACCTGCATTTCTTCCTGAACTACGAGCTGCGCGGTCCGCTGGTGCTGATGCTGCTGGCCTTCTTCATTGCCGGCGCGGCGCTGGGTATCCTGGCGCTGACGCCGACCGTGTTCCGCCAGCGCCGCCAGAGCTCGCAGCACAAGAACACCATCCAGGCCCTGCAAAGCGCCGCCGGTACCGGCACCGCTCCCCAGCAGCCGGACACCGTGAGCCCGGCGCCGTAA
- a CDS encoding helix-hairpin-helix domain-containing protein: protein MIKKLMLAVAALAASTSFAFAQVDVNKADAAALDGIKGVGPSMSKLILDERAKGEFKDWADFQQRVKGVGDKKAMKLSEAGLQVNGKALDGAAAKAEKTSAKADAKARPAERKEAM from the coding sequence ATGATCAAGAAACTGATGCTTGCTGTCGCCGCCCTGGCCGCCTCGACCAGCTTTGCTTTTGCCCAGGTAGATGTCAACAAGGCCGACGCGGCCGCTCTGGACGGTATCAAGGGCGTGGGCCCGAGCATGTCGAAATTGATCCTCGACGAACGCGCCAAAGGCGAATTCAAGGACTGGGCCGACTTCCAGCAGCGCGTCAAGGGCGTGGGCGACAAGAAGGCCATGAAGCTGTCCGAGGCTGGCCTGCAGGTCAACGGCAAGGCCCTGGACGGCGCCGCCGCCAAGGCCGAAAAGACGTCGGCCAAGGCCGACGCCAAGGCCAGGCCGGCCGAGCGCAAAGAGGCAATGTAA
- the rfaE1 gene encoding D-glycero-beta-D-manno-heptose-7-phosphate kinase — translation MTDLIPSRLLAADSALQQAAPQLSNVRLLVVGDVMLDRYWFGEVSRISPEAPVPVVRIERREERLGGAANVARNAAALGAHTGLLGVTGNDEAGDEVEKLLKGAAIHSYLKRDDAISTIIKLRVIGRQQQMVRIDFEDAPTETVLRDKLDQFKALLPGYDVIIMSDYNKGALVNVAEMIKAARAAGKIVLVDPKGDDFSPYQGATILTPNRSELQRVVGAWKTEQQLTEKAQRLRAELGLDALLLTRSEEGMSLYSADEVLHVHAQAREVFDVSGAGDTVIATLAAMLGAGAPLAEALATANRAGGIVVGKLGTATVTREELFPH, via the coding sequence ATGACAGACCTGATCCCGAGCCGCCTGCTGGCGGCTGACAGCGCCCTCCAGCAGGCGGCGCCACAACTTTCCAATGTCCGCCTGCTGGTGGTGGGCGACGTGATGCTCGACCGTTACTGGTTCGGCGAGGTCTCGCGCATTTCGCCGGAAGCTCCGGTGCCGGTGGTGCGCATCGAGCGCCGCGAAGAGCGCCTGGGAGGCGCGGCCAACGTGGCGCGCAATGCAGCCGCACTGGGCGCCCACACGGGCCTGCTGGGCGTGACCGGCAACGACGAGGCCGGCGACGAAGTCGAGAAGCTGTTGAAGGGCGCCGCGATCCACAGCTATCTCAAACGCGACGACGCGATTTCCACCATCATCAAGCTGCGCGTAATCGGCCGCCAGCAACAAATGGTGCGCATCGACTTCGAGGACGCGCCGACCGAGACCGTGCTGCGCGACAAGCTTGACCAGTTCAAGGCGCTGCTCCCTGGCTATGACGTGATCATCATGTCCGACTACAACAAGGGCGCCCTGGTGAACGTGGCCGAGATGATCAAGGCCGCGCGCGCGGCCGGCAAGATCGTGCTGGTCGACCCGAAGGGCGACGATTTCTCGCCTTACCAGGGGGCCACCATCCTGACCCCGAACCGCTCGGAACTGCAGCGCGTGGTCGGCGCCTGGAAAACCGAGCAGCAGCTGACCGAAAAAGCGCAGCGGCTGCGCGCCGAGCTGGGGCTGGACGCCTTGCTGTTGACGCGCTCGGAAGAGGGCATGAGCCTGTACAGCGCCGACGAAGTGCTGCACGTGCATGCGCAGGCGCGCGAAGTATTCGACGTATCCGGTGCCGGCGACACGGTCATCGCGACGCTGGCCGCGATGCTGGGCGCCGGCGCGCCGCTGGCCGAAGCGCTGGCCACGGCCAACCGCGCCGGCGGCATCGTGGTGGGCAAGCTGGGCACGGCAACGGTGACCCGCGAAGAACTGTTCCCGCACTGA
- a CDS encoding integration host factor subunit beta yields the protein MTKSELINRLAERYSQLVAKDAEFAVKTILDAMTNALATGQRIEIRGFGSFALNSRPPRIGRNPKSGDKVMVPEKRVPHFKPGKQLRERVDAMVGQPIIED from the coding sequence ATGACCAAGTCCGAGCTGATCAACCGCCTGGCTGAGCGCTATTCGCAGCTGGTGGCAAAGGACGCGGAATTTGCCGTCAAGACCATCCTCGATGCGATGACCAACGCCCTGGCGACCGGGCAACGCATCGAGATCCGTGGTTTCGGCAGCTTCGCGCTCAACAGCCGGCCCCCGCGCATCGGCCGCAACCCGAAGTCCGGCGACAAGGTGATGGTGCCCGAAAAACGGGTGCCGCACTTCAAGCCAGGCAAGCAGTTGCGCGAGCGGGTGGACGCGATGGTCGGGCAACCGATCATCGAAGACTGA
- the rpsA gene encoding 30S ribosomal protein S1 — MESFAALFEESLSRQDMRSGEVISAEVVRLDHNFVIVNAGLKSEAFIPIEEFKNDQGELEVAVGDFVSVAIESLENGFGDTILSRDKAKRLASWLALEKAMESGEIVTGTVNGKVKGGLTVLTNGIRAFLPGSLVDTRPVKDTTPFEGKTLEFKVIKLDRKRNNVVLSRRAVIEASMGEERQKLMETLKEGTVVTGVVKNITDYGAFVDLGGIDGLLHITDLAWRRVRHPSEVLSVGQEITAKVLKYDQEKNRVSLGVKQLGDDPWTGLSRRYPQSTRLFGKVTNLTDYGAFVEVEQGIEGLVHVSEMDWTNKNVAPNKVVQLGDEVEVMVLEIDEERRRISLGMKQCKANPWDDFGVTHKKGDKVKGSIKSITDFGVFIGLPGNIDGLVHLSDLSWTEAGEEAVRRFKKGDELEAVVLAIDVERERVSLGVKQMEGDPFNTFSSMNDKGSLVTGTVKSVEPKGAVISLSEEVEGYLRASEISRDRVEDAGTHLKVGDKVEALVINIDRKARSIQLSIKAKDNVETQEAMSKLSSDNSAASGTTSLGALLKAKFDNKN; from the coding sequence ATGGAAAGCTTTGCCGCCCTGTTTGAAGAATCGCTGTCACGTCAAGACATGCGTTCGGGCGAAGTCATTTCCGCTGAAGTCGTGCGTCTGGATCACAACTTCGTGATCGTCAACGCTGGCCTGAAGTCGGAAGCGTTCATCCCTATCGAAGAATTCAAGAATGACCAGGGCGAACTGGAAGTCGCTGTCGGCGACTTCGTTTCCGTGGCCATCGAGTCGCTGGAAAATGGTTTCGGCGATACCATCCTGTCGCGCGACAAGGCCAAGCGCCTGGCATCGTGGCTGGCCCTGGAAAAAGCCATGGAATCGGGCGAGATCGTCACCGGTACCGTCAATGGCAAAGTCAAGGGCGGCCTGACCGTTCTGACCAACGGCATCCGTGCCTTCCTGCCGGGTTCGCTGGTTGACACCCGTCCAGTCAAGGACACCACCCCATTCGAAGGCAAGACCCTCGAATTCAAGGTCATCAAGCTCGACCGCAAGCGTAACAACGTCGTGCTGTCGCGCCGCGCTGTCATCGAAGCATCGATGGGCGAAGAGCGCCAGAAGCTGATGGAAACCCTGAAAGAAGGCACCGTGGTTACCGGCGTCGTCAAGAACATCACCGACTACGGCGCGTTCGTGGACCTCGGTGGCATCGACGGCCTGCTGCACATCACCGACCTGGCATGGCGTCGCGTGCGTCACCCGTCGGAAGTGCTGTCGGTTGGCCAGGAAATCACCGCCAAGGTCCTCAAGTACGATCAGGAAAAGAACCGCGTCTCGCTGGGTGTCAAGCAGCTGGGCGACGATCCTTGGACTGGCCTGTCGCGTCGTTACCCACAGAGCACCCGCCTGTTCGGTAAAGTCACCAACCTGACCGACTACGGCGCGTTCGTCGAAGTCGAGCAGGGCATCGAAGGCCTGGTGCACGTGTCGGAGATGGACTGGACCAACAAGAACGTGGCGCCGAACAAAGTTGTCCAGCTGGGCGACGAAGTCGAAGTCATGGTCCTGGAAATCGACGAAGAGCGTCGTCGTATCTCGCTGGGCATGAAGCAGTGCAAGGCCAACCCTTGGGACGACTTCGGTGTCACCCACAAGAAGGGCGACAAGGTCAAGGGTTCGATCAAGTCGATCACCGACTTCGGCGTCTTCATCGGCCTGCCAGGCAACATCGATGGCCTGGTCCACCTGTCGGACCTGTCGTGGACCGAAGCCGGCGAAGAAGCCGTGCGTCGCTTCAAGAAGGGCGATGAGCTCGAAGCCGTCGTCCTGGCTATCGACGTCGAGCGCGAGCGTGTTTCGCTGGGCGTGAAGCAGATGGAAGGCGACCCGTTCAACACCTTCTCGTCGATGAACGACAAGGGCTCGCTGGTCACCGGTACCGTCAAGTCGGTTGAGCCAAAAGGCGCCGTGATCTCGCTGAGCGAAGAAGTCGAAGGCTACCTGCGCGCTTCGGAAATCTCGCGTGACCGCGTGGAAGACGCTGGCACCCACCTGAAAGTGGGCGACAAGGTCGAAGCACTGGTCATCAACATCGATCGCAAGGCTCGCAGCATCCAGCTGTCGATCAAGGCGAAAGACAATGTCGAGACCCAGGAAGCAATGAGCAAGCTGTCTTCGGACAACAGCGCGGCATCGGGCACCACCAGCCTCGGCGCACTGCTCAAGGCCAAGTTCGATAACAAGAACTGA
- a CDS encoding methyl-accepting chemotaxis protein has translation MTQKSLTIGARLAIGYGAVFFLMIILTGLAISRVGQIDETLNRINEVHSVKQRYAINFRGSVHDRAIALRDVVLAADPAAAAVPTQLIKTLDDNYARSAGPMDKLFQELDGISAAEKDALAAIKEQERRTKPLIEQVGALHAAGQAQEANALLAQQASPAFVDWLASINRFIDLQEKLNNEDAAGARAVASGFFGWMVLLCVGAIAAGAIGAWFIARGLLRQLGGQPAYAASIVGAIANGDLGVKIETAPNDQASLLFAMKGMRDNLVGIVEQVRNGTLSIASVSTEIANGNRDLSGRTERQAGTLEATAASVEQLTVTVRQNADNARQANALAESASEVALRGGAVVSQVVETMASINASSKKIVDIIGVIDGIAFQTNILALNAAVEAARAGEQGRGFAVVATEVRNLAQRSAAAAKEIKELIGSSVERVDAGARLVDEAGTTMDDIVTSVRRVTDIMADITHASAEQSNGIGQVNHAIGQMDDVTRQNAALVQQATASAAALEAEAERLAEVVSVFRLDVGQPRVAAPTRLALAA, from the coding sequence ATGACACAGAAGTCCCTGACCATTGGTGCCCGCCTTGCAATCGGCTACGGCGCTGTTTTCTTCCTGATGATCATTCTCACCGGCCTGGCAATCAGCCGGGTTGGACAGATCGATGAAACCCTCAACCGCATCAACGAAGTCCACAGCGTCAAGCAGCGCTATGCGATTAACTTCCGCGGCAGCGTGCATGACCGCGCGATCGCGCTGCGCGACGTGGTGCTGGCGGCCGATCCTGCTGCCGCTGCGGTGCCGACGCAGCTGATCAAGACGCTGGACGACAACTACGCGCGTTCGGCCGGTCCGATGGACAAGCTGTTCCAGGAACTCGATGGCATCTCGGCGGCCGAGAAGGACGCGCTGGCGGCGATCAAGGAGCAGGAGCGCCGCACCAAGCCCCTGATCGAACAGGTTGGCGCCTTGCACGCCGCCGGCCAGGCACAAGAAGCCAACGCGCTGCTGGCGCAGCAGGCTTCGCCGGCCTTCGTCGACTGGCTGGCCAGCATCAACCGCTTCATCGACCTGCAGGAAAAACTGAACAACGAAGACGCCGCCGGTGCGCGCGCCGTGGCCTCCGGCTTCTTCGGCTGGATGGTGCTGCTGTGCGTCGGCGCCATTGCTGCCGGCGCGATCGGCGCCTGGTTTATCGCGCGCGGCCTGCTGCGCCAGCTCGGCGGCCAGCCGGCGTATGCCGCCTCGATCGTCGGCGCCATTGCCAACGGCGACCTGGGCGTGAAGATCGAAACCGCCCCGAACGACCAGGCCAGCCTGCTGTTCGCCATGAAGGGCATGCGCGACAACCTGGTCGGTATCGTCGAGCAGGTGCGCAACGGCACCCTGAGCATTGCCAGCGTCTCGACCGAGATTGCCAACGGCAACCGCGATCTGTCAGGACGCACCGAACGCCAGGCCGGCACGCTTGAGGCGACCGCCGCCTCGGTCGAGCAGCTCACCGTGACCGTGCGCCAGAACGCGGACAATGCACGCCAGGCCAATGCGCTGGCCGAATCGGCGTCGGAAGTGGCGCTGCGCGGCGGCGCCGTGGTGTCGCAGGTGGTGGAAACCATGGCTTCGATCAATGCCTCGTCCAAGAAGATTGTCGACATCATCGGCGTGATCGATGGAATCGCGTTCCAGACCAATATCCTGGCCCTGAATGCGGCAGTCGAGGCCGCCAGGGCAGGCGAGCAGGGCCGTGGTTTTGCCGTAGTGGCAACCGAAGTGCGCAACCTGGCCCAGCGTTCGGCGGCCGCGGCCAAGGAAATCAAGGAACTGATCGGCAGCTCGGTCGAACGTGTCGATGCCGGTGCGCGCCTGGTCGATGAAGCCGGCACTACGATGGACGATATCGTCACGTCGGTACGCCGTGTTACCGACATCATGGCCGACATCACCCATGCCAGCGCCGAACAGAGCAACGGTATCGGCCAGGTCAACCATGCGATCGGGCAGATGGATGACGTCACGCGCCAGAACGCCGCGCTGGTGCAGCAGGCAACGGCATCGGCCGCCGCGCTCGAGGCTGAAGCCGAGCGCCTGGCCGAGGTGGTCAGTGTGTTCCGGCTCGACGTGGGGCAGCCGCGCGTTGCGGCGCCGACCCGGCTGGCGCTCGCCGCCTGA